One Oryzomonas sagensis DNA segment encodes these proteins:
- a CDS encoding Rne/Rng family ribonuclease produces MGVELVINAASHETRIALIENGTIAELYIERSRERGIVGNIYKGRVIRVLPGMQAAFVDIGLEKAAFLYVADVFDAIEEYESLLDEGKKEHEPNVEQPESAHPDYKPLHPIEELLQEGQELLVQISKEPIGTKGARITSHISLPGRHLVYMPTVDHVGISRRIEDEAERERLREIVDRLKQSGSGYIVRTVSEGKSEEDLLSDMQYLSTLWAEIAKRREKAAAPSLVHSDLDVVQKVVRDIVTEQVDRIIVDSKPDFDRIVQFISTFMPKMKYSIELYDDEEPIFDHFGLEVEISRALGRKVWLKSGGYIIIEQTEALTAVDVNTGRFVGKHNLEDTILKTNLEAVKEISYQLRLRNIGGIIIIDFIDMEKEVNRDKVFTALEEALKGDKSKSNILKISELGLVEMTRKRVRESIGRMMCEPCPYCEGRGYIKSKITVCHEIFRELRREMLDIKGTKATVSVHPQVADLLYDEERRGLEELEKRFKKRITVRAKPGFHQEQFEILIN; encoded by the coding sequence ATGGGAGTAGAACTGGTTATCAACGCCGCCTCCCACGAGACGCGTATCGCGCTGATTGAAAACGGCACCATTGCCGAGCTTTATATCGAGCGCAGCCGCGAACGGGGGATTGTCGGCAACATCTACAAGGGACGGGTCATCAGGGTGTTGCCCGGTATGCAGGCTGCCTTCGTGGACATCGGCCTGGAGAAGGCGGCATTTTTGTACGTGGCGGATGTCTTTGACGCCATTGAGGAGTATGAGTCGCTTCTGGACGAGGGCAAGAAGGAACATGAGCCCAACGTCGAGCAGCCGGAATCCGCCCATCCCGACTACAAGCCGTTGCACCCCATTGAAGAGCTGCTTCAGGAGGGACAGGAGCTGCTGGTCCAGATTTCCAAGGAGCCGATCGGCACCAAGGGTGCGCGCATCACCTCCCACATCTCCCTGCCGGGCCGCCATCTGGTGTACATGCCGACGGTGGACCATGTGGGCATTTCCCGCCGCATCGAGGACGAGGCCGAGCGGGAGCGTTTGCGTGAAATCGTCGACCGCCTCAAGCAGAGCGGCTCGGGGTATATCGTCAGGACGGTCTCGGAAGGGAAAAGCGAAGAGGACCTGCTGTCGGACATGCAGTATCTTTCCACGCTGTGGGCCGAGATCGCCAAGCGCAGGGAAAAGGCTGCGGCCCCTTCGTTGGTCCATTCCGACCTGGACGTGGTCCAGAAGGTGGTGCGCGACATCGTTACCGAGCAGGTGGACCGGATCATCGTGGACTCGAAGCCGGATTTTGACCGGATCGTCCAGTTCATCTCCACCTTCATGCCCAAGATGAAGTATTCCATCGAGCTCTACGATGACGAGGAGCCGATCTTCGACCATTTCGGTCTGGAGGTGGAGATCAGCCGGGCGCTGGGCAGAAAGGTCTGGCTGAAGAGCGGCGGCTATATCATCATCGAGCAGACCGAGGCGCTCACCGCCGTGGATGTGAACACCGGGCGCTTCGTGGGCAAGCATAATCTCGAGGACACCATCCTCAAGACCAACCTGGAGGCGGTCAAGGAGATCTCCTATCAGCTGCGGCTGCGCAATATCGGCGGCATCATCATCATCGATTTTATCGACATGGAGAAAGAGGTCAACCGGGACAAGGTCTTCACCGCGCTGGAGGAGGCCCTCAAGGGGGACAAGTCGAAGAGCAACATCCTCAAAATTTCAGAACTGGGCCTGGTGGAGATGACCCGCAAGCGTGTACGGGAGAGCATCGGTCGGATGATGTGCGAGCCGTGCCCGTACTGCGAGGGGCGCGGTTACATCAAGTCGAAGATTACGGTGTGCCATGAGATCTTCCGGGAGTTGCGCCGCGAGATGCTGGATATCAAGGGGACCAAGGCTACGGTGTCGGTCCATCCCCAGGTGGCGGACCTGCTCTACGATGAGGAGCGGCGGGGGCTGGAGGAGTTGGAAAAGCGCTTCAAGAAGCGTATTACCGTGCGGGCCAAGCCCGGTTTCCACCAGGAGCAGTTCGAGATCCTGATAAACTGA
- a CDS encoding HD domain-containing phosphohydrolase, with amino-acid sequence MKIMVWDLIESVSNALDMINSNLSEHHGKVAYISMRIGTMLGMSNNDIERMIYAALLHDCGVFTGDEANSITRFEFDTTANNHAEIGSKLLKGLTFIDISEIVRFHHTSWKHGEGAGTGDGRAIPFTSHIIHLADRVATLSAVNNNILLHSHDILKTVEAHADSVFHPDIVAAFHELAQRDSFWLDMNSNDVKYLVNGSIRSSSIDIGIDELYEFSRLISNIIDYKCRFTATHSIGVARVAQAVSRKIGFSSAEGTLFEIAGHLHDLGKLSVPAEILYKPSGLNREEMAVMRSHSYITFAALRKVRGMENVVKWACEHHEKLDGSGYPFRRTDSELSLGSRVMAVADIFTALSEDRPYRKGMCKRDTISTLNSLTGTHLDPYVTSTLVSAYDEINDIRALYQKNAFDIYMEVLN; translated from the coding sequence ATGAAGATAATGGTATGGGATCTCATCGAATCGGTTTCAAATGCCCTGGACATGATCAACAGCAACCTGTCCGAGCACCATGGCAAGGTCGCCTATATCTCCATGCGGATCGGCACCATGCTCGGCATGAGCAACAACGACATCGAGAGGATGATCTATGCCGCACTGCTCCACGACTGCGGCGTCTTCACCGGCGACGAGGCGAACTCGATCACGCGCTTTGAATTCGACACCACGGCGAACAACCATGCCGAGATCGGCTCGAAACTCCTCAAGGGCCTTACGTTCATCGATATCTCCGAAATAGTCCGATTCCACCACACCTCCTGGAAGCATGGCGAGGGGGCCGGCACCGGGGACGGCCGCGCCATACCGTTCACCAGCCATATCATCCACCTGGCGGATCGCGTAGCAACCCTTTCCGCGGTCAACAACAACATCCTCTTGCACTCCCACGACATTTTGAAGACCGTCGAAGCGCACGCCGACAGCGTGTTCCATCCCGATATCGTGGCCGCATTCCATGAACTGGCCCAAAGGGATTCGTTTTGGCTCGATATGAACAGCAACGACGTCAAATATCTGGTCAACGGTTCGATCCGTTCTTCTTCCATCGACATCGGCATCGACGAACTTTACGAATTTTCCCGCCTCATCTCCAACATCATCGACTACAAGTGCCGGTTTACGGCGACCCACTCCATCGGCGTCGCCCGGGTGGCACAGGCTGTCAGCCGCAAAATAGGCTTCAGCAGTGCCGAAGGGACCCTTTTCGAGATCGCCGGCCATCTGCACGACCTCGGCAAGCTTTCCGTCCCGGCCGAGATCCTCTACAAGCCGTCGGGCCTGAACAGGGAGGAAATGGCGGTCATGCGGTCCCACTCCTACATAACCTTCGCGGCGCTCAGAAAGGTGCGAGGCATGGAAAACGTCGTCAAGTGGGCGTGCGAACACCACGAGAAGCTGGACGGCAGCGGGTACCCCTTCAGGCGCACGGACAGCGAACTCTCCCTGGGGTCCCGGGTCATGGCGGTCGCCGATATCTTTACGGCCCTCTCCGAGGACAGGCCCTACCGCAAGGGGATGTGCAAGCGCGACACCATCAGCACCCTGAACAGCCTCACCGGCACCCACCTGGACCCCTATGTCACCTCGACGCTGGTCTCGGCCTATGACGAGATCAACGACATCAGGGCCCTGTATCAGAAAAATGCGTTCGACATCTACATGGAGGTCCTCAACTAG
- a CDS encoding TIGR03960 family B12-binding radical SAM protein, translating to MNLLAVEKPARYMGGEMGSIRKDEAELRFALAFPDVYEVGMSHLGLRILYHVLNAADGIAAERVYAPWPDMESQMEAAGSPLATLESATPLAACDIIGFTLQYELSYTNILTMLRLAGIPLLADERHDVFPLVIAGGPCAYNPEPLAPFFDAFLLGDGEEAVLEIAEAARLAKRAGLGKAALLERLAAIEGVYVPSYFEPRYHPDGSIAEIVPLKPGVGRVRRRFLANLDTAPYPAAPVVPFMKTIHDRVAVEIARGCTRGCRFCQAGYIYRPVRERSPGTIFDLVEKSLEATGYDEVSLLSLSSGDYSCIAPLLTGLMERYAHDRVAVSLPSLRVGTLTEGLIDEIKKVRKTGFTLAPEAGSERMRGVINKGITEADLLEGAANVYGAGWRLIKLYFMIGLPGETLDDVLEIPALARRVKDQAKGSGVSGEVNVSVSSFVPKAHTPFQWEAQISQDEIRERQGLLRGELKRRKLNFKWQDAPLSFMEGVFARGDRRLAPVLARAVELGCRFDGWGEHFSPERWRQAFADCGIEPEWYLRRRALDEVLPWGHLDCGVTREFLLAERERAFAESATEDCRHGRCSACGVCDFSAVEPRLSPHDAVAAPAAAALFEPLPARIRLRFAKTGAMRFLSHLELITVFTRAVSRAGVPILFSQGFHPHPKFSFATATSVGIESRAEYMDMVVAAGCEAAEVQRRLNGVLPEGLRILEAERVDVKSPSLSPQMIATHYRITFTKAPCGDLPQKCEQFLAHSDFVIQRIKKGERQTIDLRSETVSLVAGPDSLDLVAGRGKPVEYARAITGNDTLAMDDLRVEKLDVVFAAPSPRD from the coding sequence ATGAACCTCCTTGCCGTTGAAAAGCCCGCCCGTTACATGGGGGGAGAGATGGGCTCCATTCGCAAGGATGAGGCCGAACTGCGTTTTGCCCTGGCGTTCCCGGACGTCTATGAAGTCGGCATGAGCCACCTGGGGCTGCGGATCCTGTATCATGTTCTCAATGCCGCCGACGGGATTGCGGCGGAGCGCGTCTATGCCCCATGGCCGGATATGGAGTCCCAGATGGAGGCCGCAGGCTCCCCCCTGGCGACCCTGGAAAGCGCTACACCGCTGGCGGCCTGCGATATCATCGGTTTTACCCTGCAGTACGAGCTCTCCTATACCAATATCCTCACCATGCTGCGCCTGGCCGGCATACCGCTTTTGGCCGACGAGCGCCATGACGTTTTCCCGCTGGTCATCGCCGGCGGCCCGTGCGCCTATAACCCTGAGCCGCTGGCCCCGTTCTTCGATGCCTTCCTGCTGGGCGACGGTGAAGAGGCGGTGCTGGAGATCGCCGAGGCTGCGCGTCTGGCAAAGCGTGCAGGCCTGGGGAAGGCGGCGCTCCTGGAGCGTCTGGCCGCCATCGAGGGGGTATACGTCCCCTCGTATTTTGAACCCCGCTACCACCCGGACGGGAGCATCGCGGAGATTGTCCCGCTCAAGCCCGGCGTGGGGCGCGTGCGCCGCCGGTTTCTCGCGAACCTCGACACGGCACCCTATCCCGCTGCGCCGGTCGTCCCCTTCATGAAGACCATCCATGACCGGGTGGCGGTGGAGATTGCCCGGGGTTGCACCCGCGGCTGCCGTTTCTGCCAGGCCGGCTATATCTACCGGCCGGTGCGCGAGCGTTCGCCCGGAACCATCTTCGATCTGGTGGAAAAGTCCCTGGAGGCCACCGGCTATGACGAGGTGTCGCTCCTGTCGCTCTCTTCGGGGGACTATTCCTGTATCGCCCCGCTTTTGACCGGGCTGATGGAGCGCTATGCCCATGACCGGGTGGCTGTTTCCCTGCCGTCGCTCAGGGTCGGAACCCTCACCGAAGGGTTGATCGACGAGATCAAGAAGGTGCGCAAGACCGGGTTCACCCTGGCCCCGGAGGCGGGCAGCGAACGGATGCGCGGGGTGATCAACAAGGGCATCACCGAGGCGGACCTCCTGGAGGGGGCGGCCAACGTCTATGGGGCCGGGTGGCGGCTCATCAAACTCTACTTTATGATCGGCCTGCCGGGGGAGACCCTGGATGATGTGCTGGAAATCCCCGCCCTGGCGCGCCGGGTCAAGGACCAGGCCAAAGGGTCGGGTGTTTCGGGCGAGGTCAACGTGTCGGTCAGCAGTTTCGTTCCCAAGGCACATACGCCTTTCCAGTGGGAAGCGCAGATCTCCCAGGACGAGATCAGGGAGCGGCAGGGGCTGTTGCGCGGCGAATTGAAACGACGCAAGCTCAATTTCAAGTGGCAGGACGCCCCGCTTTCATTCATGGAGGGGGTCTTTGCCCGGGGCGACCGGCGGCTGGCGCCGGTGCTGGCGCGGGCGGTGGAACTGGGCTGCCGTTTTGACGGCTGGGGGGAGCACTTCTCGCCGGAACGCTGGCGGCAAGCCTTCGCCGACTGCGGCATCGAGCCCGAATGGTACTTGCGACGGCGGGCCCTGGACGAAGTCCTGCCGTGGGGCCATCTCGACTGCGGCGTTACGCGGGAGTTTTTGCTGGCGGAGCGGGAGCGCGCCTTCGCGGAGTCGGCGACCGAGGATTGCCGTCACGGCCGGTGCAGCGCCTGCGGCGTCTGCGACTTCAGCGCCGTGGAGCCGCGCCTCTCGCCCCATGACGCCGTGGCGGCACCGGCTGCCGCGGCACTGTTCGAGCCGTTGCCGGCCCGTATCCGGCTGCGCTTTGCGAAAACCGGCGCCATGCGTTTTCTGAGCCATCTTGAGCTGATTACGGTCTTCACGCGCGCCGTCAGCCGGGCGGGGGTGCCGATCCTTTTTTCCCAAGGTTTCCACCCCCATCCCAAATTCTCCTTTGCCACCGCCACCTCGGTTGGTATAGAATCCAGGGCGGAATACATGGATATGGTTGTGGCGGCCGGCTGCGAAGCGGCTGAGGTGCAGCGCCGGCTGAACGGCGTCCTGCCCGAGGGGCTGCGGATTCTGGAGGCGGAACGGGTGGACGTGAAATCACCATCTCTTTCGCCCCAGATGATCGCCACCCATTATCGCATAACCTTTACTAAAGCGCCCTGTGGCGATCTGCCTCAAAAATGTGAGCAGTTTTTGGCGCACAGTGATTTCGTCATTCAACGGATTAAAAAGGGCGAACGTCAAACTATTGATCTACGGTCGGAAACCGTCTCGCTCGTTGCCGGGCCCGACTCGCTGGACCTGGTTGCCGGCAGGGGCAAGCCGGTGGAGTATGCCCGCGCCATTACCGGCAACGATACGCTCGCCATGGATGACCTGCGGGTTGAAAAGCTCGATGTTGTTTTTGCCGCGCCGTCGCCACGTGACTGA